In Haladaptatus cibarius D43, the sequence CCATCCGAGTTCCAAGCAGAAGCAACCGACATCAACCATCGGACGAAGAAAGGGGAGTATATCGAACGGGAGGTCAGGCGCGAAACGACCGATGGCGTTCGTGATTTCTTCCTGCGGTCGATTCCGATACGCCCGGGTGAGTCGGGCGAACGGTCGTACGGCGTCTATACAGATATTACCGAGCAAAAAGAGCGCGAGCGGGAACTCGAACGCTACGAAACCATCGTGGAGACGGTCAGCGACGGCATCTACACGACCGACGAGCAGTTTCGGTTTACGTCCGCCAACGATGCATTCGTTTCGATGACCGGGTACAGTCGTGACGAACTGCTAGGAAGCACCCCGGAACTGATAACGAGCGAAGAGACGCTCGCGGAAACGACGCGGTTGCGCGAGCGAATACTGTCCGGGGAAACCGAGACGGAGACGACGACGATAGACCTGCGTTCTGCAGAGGGGGAGGAGATTCCGGTAGAACTTCGTTTCAGGCCGCTTCCGAGCGACGATACGTCGGAGGGGCAGGGAACCGTCGGTGTCGTCCGCGACATCACGGAACGAGTCGAGCGCGAGCGCGCGCTCCGCGAGAACGAAGAACGACTTCGAACCGTGGTCGAGAACATTCCGGTTATTCTGTTCGCCGTCGATGTCGATGGGACGTTTACACTCTCCGAGGGACGCGGACTGTCGACGTTCGATGCGGATGTGGAGGATGCTGTGGGCAACTCCGTTTTCGACTGGTTGGCTGATTATCCTGCCATCACTGACGACATCGAACGGGCGCTGTCGGGCGAACCGGTCGATACGATTCACGAGATATGCGACGGATATTTCGAAACGTGGTATCAACCGATTCGGGAGGATAACGAGGTGACCGGCGTCATCGGCGTCTCGATGGACGTTACAGAGCGCATACGTCACGAACAGGCGCTTACGGCGCTCCACACGGCGACACAGGAGATGCTCGAAGCCGATTCGACGGAGGCGGTCGCCCAAATCGCCGCGGAGGTCGGGGCGTCGGTTCTCGACCTCCCCGGCGTAGCCGTCTTCCTGTTCGACGAGGAGACGAACGTGCTGCGGCCGGTGGCACATTCCGACGACGTGCCGGAACTCGTGGGCGAACCCACGTCGTTCGAAGCGGGTGAAAGCATTGCGTGGCAGGTGTTCGTTGCGGGAGAGACACGGGTGTTCGACGACGTGCGCGAATCGGAACACGTCTACAACCCGGACACTCGTCTCAGGAGTGGCTTGTACGTCCCGCTTGGCAATCACGGCGTGTTCGTTTCCTTGGATGACCAGACGGCAACCTTCGAAGCGGACGCTATCGAACTGGCGAGGATTTTTGCCGCAACGACGCAGGCCGCACTCGACCGCGTGAGTCGGGAGTCCGCCCTTCGAGAGCGCGAACGAGAACTCGAACAACAGACGGAGCGGCTCGAACGACTGCACGAAACGACGGAGTTGCTTCGTGACATCGAGCATCTGCTCGTCCTCGCGGACTCGCGTTCCAACATGGTCAACGAGGTGTGTGAACGCCTCGCGGGAACCGACCGATTTGCGATGTCGTGGGTCGGACGCCCCGACGAAACCGCATCGCAGGTGATTCCGGAGGCATGGGCCGGAACCGAGCGTGGGTATCTGGATAGCGTCTCACTCGCGCTGAATGACGACTCGGAGACAGAGGGTGAAGGCGAACCTGCCCTGACGGCAGTCCAAAGTGGCGACTTGACTGCCATCGGAAACGTGGCGGAGGTTGCCGGTGTCACGGCAGGACTCCAAAGCGATGACTGGCGACCCGAGGCGCTCATGCGTGGCTATCAGTCGGTCGTCGCCATTCCGCTCGTCTATCGAGACTATTCGTATGGCGTGTTGGCCGTGTACGCAAATCGCCCCGATGCCTTCGATGCACTATCTCGGGAGGTGTTTGCCGAACTCGGCGAAACCATCGCCTACGCCATCAATGCTATCGAAACGAAGCGCGGATTACTGACTGACCAAACTGTCGAACTCGACTTGCGCGTCGACGACTCCGACGATTTACTCCAACGACTTGCGGGCAGTCTCGACTGTCAGGTCGCGTATGAAGGCGTCGTGGCAGGTAACGAGGATGAAGACCATCTGTTCATCACGACCTCGGTAACGGACGTCGAAGCAGTGCAGTCGTATCTCGACGGCGTCGTCGGGGTCGCGGACAGTCGGCTCGTCAGCGAACGCGACGAGAACGCGCTGTTCGAGGTGACCGTCACCGAGCCGCTGTTTGCCTCGGCGCTGGTCGAACGGGGAGCCGTCCCGGAGTCGATTACGGCGAGCGAACAGTCGATTCGAGCGGTCGTCAACGTCCCGCACACGACGGAAGTGAGGGAGTTCGTAGAGACACTGCGAGTGCGCTATCCAAGACTTGAACTCGCCGCGCGGCGGAATAGAGAACGGCCGGTGCAGACAGTGCAGACGTGCCGTGCCGCGTTCGAGGAGCGATTGACCGACCGTCAGCAACAGGTGTTAGAAACCGCGTATCTAAGCGGCTTTTTCGACTCGCCACGGAGTACGACCGGGCAGGAGGTTGCCGCCTCACTCGGCATCACGCAACCGACGTTCATCAACCACCTCAGGTCGGCACAGCGGAAACTGTTCGACCAACTGTACGAAGCGGATATGCTAGATAGCTAGCCGTGGGTATTCCATGCTACTGCATAGCTAGCTGGAACCGCTTTGTCGATACTGCACGTGAACTGTGTCGTAGAACGCATGAACGAACGAGCAAACACCGTCACAACGCCGATTACGAATGGCCACGTCAGCGAAGCTGTCGTACAGGCCATCTCGCAGGTGAACGGCGTTGACCCACTCGAACTCGATTCTCCGCTGTACGATACCATCGACCCGGATGCACTCGACCGACTATTTCAACCGACGCCGACGACCAAGCGAGACATCGAATCGAAGATTAGTTTCACCGTTGCGGGCTGTGAGGTGACGATCACTGATAATCGAGTCGTAGCCGCAAAGCGTTTGTCGCCAGTCGATACATGAACGAGGATACGGACGACAGAGAACCAGAAGACCGCACCACTGCCGCGTCCCCGATGGGAACGCCGGTCTGTTCTCACTGTGGGTCGCCCATCGAGACAACCGACTGGTTTCCCATCGTCACGGAAACCACTGGAAGCGAATCGGTCGTCCTCCACTCGTTCTGCAACGAAGCGTGTCAAGACGCGTGGAACCGACAGCAGTCGGACGAACGACAGCAATCCGAAAGCCGACGAGAGACGAATATCGAGTAACCGCCGCAGTTCCACCACAGAACCCCCACGAGCATTCGACCTAGATGTCAAATAAAAAAGAAACCCGAACAGCAGACGTACAACAGACCGAATACACCGACGGCGCAGGCCGCGTCATCATGCTATACGACCCCGACGACGCGGATGCATGGATTCGCTCCTGCGTGACCTATCCGGTCGAGCCGTAACCGAATCGGATTTTGCGGACGGTGCCAGCCGTGGCGACGAGAGCTACCGCGTAATTTCGATACCGTCGGCTTCCCCCGCGACCACCCAGTCGTCGTCGCCGAGGCTATAGTGGCGAACCTCCGGCGTCTCCCACTCCCCATCGACGCATTCCGAGCTGACCTCGCACCGTCGGATGCCTTCGTGTCGCGGTTCGATTTCGAGTCGGAAGCGGTCGTCGGGCATGTAATCGATTGGACTCGCAGGTCCCTCGTAGGCGGTTCCGTCCGCGAGTTCGATGCGAACGTGGTTCCCTAATGTAACGATTTCTAGCGTTTCGGTGAACGTTTGCATGTCGGTCAGTAACACGCGGCGAACCTGAGTAAGCGTTACGGCTTTTCAGCGGAATGTGTGAAAAATATTGCCCTGAGTCGTGTTTCAGAGTGGATTTGTTCGTAATTGTGGAATTATTTGTTACTTTATCGCAGTGGTGTCTGGCATTGTACTTTTGTTTGTACTTCGGGCAATTCACGACACCAATCAGACCACCACTGCGACGAAATCATGTGTGGGTTATCTTCAAGCGTAGGTTATCTCATTCGATGATAGATGTTCGATAGTGGCCGCGAATCACGACTTCAATCAGACCGCCTCCGCACCGTATCCGGCCACACACCTCCCCAACCGATTCTCTCCGCTGCTCCCGGTGGTCGCGTCGTCGTTCATCCCTCGCGTGATAGTTGGCAAGCCCGAGGACTTGTCGTCTGAGGGCTTGCGCAGTATCCGCGCGAGGTCTTCGTGAGCGACGGAGGAGTTCTCGTGAGTGACAGCGGAGCGAACGAGAGCACGGAAGTGCTGTACTCTTCCGGAGCGAGCGAACGGTTCGTCGGAGACGAACTCCGACGGTGGATGACCGAAATGAGCGTCAGCGAATGGAAGGAGTCGGTTGGGGAGGTCTGTGGGAGGGGTGCGGTGGCGGTGCGGTTTGAGTAGAGTCGTGATTCGCTTACAACACGTATCCAAGAGTTGTAGGTGTACGATTTTAAGAGATTCTGACAGTCATGAACCGATGTCTCCTCACACAAGTATTAAAAACGAGTCGTCGCGCGACAGGAGCAGAATCCCACATGAACATCTCAAGCTTGAAGACGCCTGAACGAAACGGTATCACAAATGAGCGACGGGGAGCGAACGATTCGGGCGCTGGACGAGAAAACGGTTCAGCGAATCGCGGCGGGAGAGGTCGTCGAACGACCCGCCTCCGTGGTGAAGGAACTGGTCGAAAACAGCCTCGACGCGGACGCCGGACGGATTTCGGTGCGAATCGACGGCGGCGGAACCGAGAAAATTATCATTGAGGACGACGGCATCGGCATGAGCGAAGACGACGTGCAACTCGCCGTCGAGGAACACACGACGAGCAAGATTCGGGATATAGACGATTTGGAATCCGGGGTTGCCACCCTCGGCTTCCGTGGGGAAGCCCTCTACACCATCGGCGCGGTGGCCCGGCTCACAATCAGAACGAAAGCGAGGGGCGGCGAGGCTGGAACGGAACTCCGACTCGTGGGAGGCGACGTGGACGAAGTCAAGCCCGCCGGACGACCGGCAGGGACGACGGTGGAGGTCACCGACCTGTTTTTCAACACCCCGGCGCGGGAGAAGTACCTGAAAACGGATTCGACCGAGTTCTCGCACGTCAATCGAGTCGTCACGCAGTACGCGCTGGCAAATCCGGACGTGGCGTTCTCGCTGGAACACGACGGACGCGAGGTGTTTTCGACCACCGGACAGGGCGACCTTCAGTCCGCGATTTTGTCCGTCTACGGCCGCGAAGTCGCCACCGCGATGATTGCCGTTGGGGACGAGCGTGACACAGATGACGAACGAGACGAGGAAGACGGCGAAAATGACGGCCTCACCGTTTCGGGCTACGTCAGCCATCCCGAAACCACCCGGAGCACGCGGGAGTACGTCGCAACCTACGTCAACGGGCGCTACGTTCGCTCGTCCGTCGTTCGGGAGGCCGTTCTCGACGCCTACGGAAACCAACTCGCCCCCGACCGCTATCCCTTTGCCGTCCTCTTCCTCTCCGTGCCGGGCGATTCCGTGGACGTGAACGTCCACCCACGAAAGATGGAAGTTCGGTTCGGCGACGAGGGGATGGTTCGGAACGCCGTCCGCGATTCGATAGAAAACGCGCTTCTCGACAACGGACTAATTCGGTCGGGCGCACCCCGGGGGCGTTCCGCACCCGACGAAACCGACGTAACGCCCGAGGTGCAGTCGGAATTGGGGACGACAACGGACGAAAGCGATTTCGCGGAGGCCGTAAGCAAATCGGCTGACGAATCGAAATCCGTGAACGCGGAGTCATCAGCAACCAGCAGAGCGGTTACAGAATCGCACGAACACGATTCTGCAACTGCAAATGGTCGGAAGACGACTACGGAGAGCGAAACCACGGACGCGAACGCACCCAGCACGGGCACAGATGTGCCCGACACGGATACCAACGCACCAGCCACGAACACCAACGCATCCGCCACGGATGCGAAACCGGCAACGACTGACCAGCCATCGTGGAGCAAGTCGAATCAAAATACCGCGGAGAAAACGAATCGAAAACCGGAACGAAAGTTCCGCGCGGCGACAGAAGCAGAGACGCTAACCGATGCGCCCGACACATCCGAGTCGGTGGAACGGGAGTTCGACCGACTGCCCCGGATGCGCGTCCTCGGGCAACTGCACGACACCTACGTCGTCGCCGAAACGTCGGACGGACTGGTGCTCGTAGACCAGCACGCCGCCGACGAGCGCGTGAACTACGAACGACTGAGTGAGAAATTTGCGGGCGACACGACGACGCAGGTGCTCGCTTCGCCGGTCGAACTCGAACTGACGGCGGCGGAGGCCGCACTGTTTGAGGAGTACGACGAGGCGCTGGCACGGTTGGGGTTCCACGCGGCACTCACGGGGGAGCGAACGGTCGAAGTGACGACGGTTCCCGCAGTTCTCAGCGAGACGTTGTCTCCGGAACTCCTCCGGGACGTGTTGGGCGAGTTCGTCTCGGCCGACTCGGACGAACGCGACCGAAATTCCGCGGCGGCGGTCGCCGACGCGCTTATCTCCGATTTGGCGTGCTATCCCTCGATTACCGGCAATACGTCGCTTCACGAAGGTGACGTGGTGGGTTTGCTGTCCGCGCTGGACGACTGTGACAATCCATACGCGTGTCCGCACGGGCGGCCGGTCGTCATCGAATTTGGCGAGGAGGAAATCGAAAATCGGTTCGAGCGCGACTATCCGGGCCACGCGGGACGGCGCGCGGAGTAGTCGAGTCCGATTTCCGACCGTTTTCCCGACTGGTAAGGAGAACCTTCATATCGGCTGGCCGAATCAAATTTCAGTATGTCACGCGGGACGAGTCAGGGAGGACTTCTCGATGCGATACGGTACGACTTACAGCAGTTACACACCGGATGGATGTCACTGTTCTTTCCACGACAGCGACAGCAGTCCCATTCGGTGCTCGGGCAGTGGACGCCACAGAGTACGGCGGGGAAAGTAGCCTATAGAATATGGGGCGTGGTCGGCACGCTCGTCGTCGCCCTCCTGTACCCGTTCGTCCTGTTCGGCTTTGCGACGCGCTATTACACGAGTCGCATCGACCGAACCGCTGCGAGTCTCGGCGTGCTGGGCGTTATCCTGCTCTCGGTGCTCATCTGGGGTGGACTGGCGGCGCTGGCCAGAGTGCGCTTTTCCACCGAAGGGTTCTACGCCGTCACTGCGGCGGGAGGTGTCGCCACCGTCGCCGCAGTGCTTGCGTACCTCACCAGTCGGTACGGTGGCCGAATTACAACCATCCTGTTTGCCTACCCGTTCGGCATGACGGCGTTGTTCCTACCCCCGGTGGTCGCCGCGCTGTACTCGCCGACGCTTTCGGAGGTCATCTTCCCGAACAGCGAAACGCTGGCGGTGTGGTTGCTGGACAACGTCCTCGACTACCGCGGAATCAACGAAATCCTCCGCGCGCGCTTCGATCTCGAAGGGTTCGCCTACGTCGGCATGTGGTTCGGCATCGCGGTGCCGTTGGGTTGGAGTATGGGATTCTTGGTTACGCTGGCGAATCTCATGCGGCCGAAATCGGAGTAACGCTTTTCCTTCGTTCGGCTAACTGTCCGATATGGAGTTCAATTTACCCGTGACCGCCGGAGCACTGCTAGCAATCGTCGCTGTCGGTACGGCGGGCCTCATCGGGATGGATGTCATGGCGATGGGTACAGTATTGATGATGGTGGCCCCCTCGATGCTGGTGTTCGGCCTGATAGCGCTCTTCCTCGGCATCAAACACGGCGAGTATCGCGCGACGAGATAGAACAAAACGGCTCGGCTTTACTCGACTCGCCCGACAGCGAGAATGTGGTTCGACAAATCCGCAATTGTCGGGTCTTCGCGTAGTTTTCGAACGATTTCGGCGACGTTTTCCTGTGCATCTGCATCGATTTCTTCCAGCGCGGTTCCGAAGTTCGAGGCTGGGCCTTCGAGTCCGGCGACGATTTCGACCGCGAAACCGCGATTTTCCAGCAGGTCGCGCAGTTCCGCGGCGCGGAAGAAGTGGCACTCTACGAACGACGGATCATCACCTTCGTATTTTTCCGCGAGTTTGGCCGAATACGTCGCAGTCTCCACGAGGTTGGGAAGTTGGCGAACGCCAGCCTCAAAATGTGGTGCGCTCTTTAAGAGGTTCTGGACGACAGCGACGAACCCCATCACGGAGACGAAGATAGGGGAATCCGAGGTGGTCACGCGATGGAGTTCGCAGACTGCTTTGCTCCGTTCGTCGTCCGCAACGACGTGCGAGAGTGGCCCGCCGAGACACAGAGTTGCATCGAACTGATCGGCGGAAAATGGCAAGTCACGGATGTCGCCCTGCTGAACCGTGACCTTCGATTCGAGGTCGCGTTTCGATATGCGCTCTTTGGCGATGGCGACCTGCTCCGCAGACAGGTCGAGCAAAGTTACGTCGTAACCCTGTTCAACCAGCCAAATCGAATACCTCCCGGCGGCCCCGCCAGCGTCGAGAATATGGCCCGACTCGGGCAAATGCTGGTCGAGATAATCCGTCGTATTCTCGAACTCCAGTGAGTTTTTGAACGATTCTTCGAGGCGTTCCCACTCGCCCTCCCCGAGGCTATCGTAGTAGTTCGCCGGGTCGATTTTGGCAAGTGGGTCGTCGTCTGCCATCGTGACACATCTTTTTCAGGAGTCGGCCCATAGTTCTTTCTTGTGAATATTTGGTATGGGACAACTGGACACAGTTCGGGCACTGACCAGCGACCGAGTGAAACGAGGGCGCAATAGGCAATCGATATAACCACCAAAAATCAGCAACCGCCACAGCCGCCGGGGGGCTAGCTCACTCTCCGGAAAATCGGAGATTTTCCGGGCCGACGACTGAATGGAGCACGGAAGAGCGAAGCTCTTCCGTGCGAAATGAAGGAGGAGTGCTTTTGGTGAAGGTTTTACAGGGAGCCGTCAGGAACGACGCGGTTGTCGTTCCTGACCGCGACCGTCGTAAAAGGTTCTACATGTAGCCGAGGTCGCGCAGACGCTCCATCAGGTCTTCTTTGTCCTGGGCGCGGCCTGCACGCTCGGTCGTGTTCTCCATGTCCTGCAACCATGCCGGTTCCTGGTCGCTCTTTTGCGTGCTGACTTCGCTTCCGAGCGAGCGGAATCCTTCGAAGTATTTCGGCGAAACGGGAATGTCGTCCTGTTCGACGCCCTCTGGGAGGTCGTCGAATCCTTGCGGGACGTAGCCGTCGTCGGGGTACGCTTCGACGGTGTCCGGGACGACGAAGTACCAGAATGCGTCCCAGACGGCAGGTTCGTCGAAGTGGAGGATGGGCTGAATGCGGTCGTGGGGTGGGTAGATTTCGGGGTCGTGGCGCGGGCTGAAGAACGTCTCGTCGGCGCGGGCTTCTTGTTCGTCCCAGCGCACGCCGGAGATGACGCCGTCCACGTCGTACTCTTCGAGGGCGTCGTTCAGCGCAACGGTCTTCAACAGGTGGTTGCCGACGTAGGTGTCGAGCAAGAACGGGAAGGTGTCTTCCTCGTATTCCAGCAGGTCGTGAACGTGGTGCTGGTTGTGGTCGGAGAGTTCACTGATGTCGATGTCGTCGCCGGGTTCGAGATCGTGTTCGTCAACGTAGCCGCCAACGTCCTCATTGCGGGCGTAGATGACCTCCAAATCCCATTCGTCGGCCCAATGCTCGACGAAGTCGTGAATGTCTTGGAAGTGCTGGAAGTGGTCGATGAAGACCGCCGGTGGAACCTCCAAATCGTAGCGCTCCGCCACTTCCTTGATGAAGTAGAGCGTGAGCGTGGAGTCTTTGCCACCCGTCCACATCACGGCGGGGTTTTCGTACTCTTCGAGACCCTTCTTCGTGACCTCGATGGCTTTCTCTACTTTGTGTTCGAGCGAGGGGTAATCCTCGGGGTTTTCGCCTTCACCATCGCTGTAGTCTACGTCGAGATAGTCTGGAAACTCGTCTGCCATGACTCGTAATTAGATATAATTACCTGGCTAAAGTGCTTTTCGGCTCCGCATGAAGAACCGTTTAGGTTAGTGAAGAATTGCGTTCGAATTTTACGGTAGGCAAGAAAAATCACGAGGCAGTGGCTCACCGCTTTCGACCGAATGCGAACCCAGAACGCGAGATTACGAGATGAACTTGTTGTCGCGCCAGTTCACGCCGCTGGACGAGGAATTTTCGTTGCTTGGACCTTCCACCACTTCGATGGAGGCCGGTCGGTCGTCGCCGTCCACGATGCGGGTCGCTTCCAAATCGCCGTCAACTTCCGAAATCGCGGTGAGCGTTCCCTTTTCGGCCTGTCGGGCGAGAGTGCATAGCACCTCGAACATCGGATACTGAACCGCGCTGTTCTGAAGCACGGTTTCCCGGTCACCTTTGAACGCGGCCATCTCGATGAGTTCGCCCGTCGGCTCTTCTTCCTCTTCGTCCTCTGCGTCCGCACCCCACCGCGGCGCATTGCGTCGTGCCTCTTCCTCTTCGGTAAAGACCCGTGTTTCCGAGACGCTGGCTTTCAGTTGCGCCGTCGGTGTGTATTTGCTGATAGATTCGTCCGTCGAGACAGCACTGATGATAAGCGTGTTGTTCCGGCGGGTGATATCGACGCTGTCGATTCCATCCGGTAGCGGGGGTTCGCTTTCAAAGTGGTCGTAGACGGTTTCAAGCGGCAGTTCGAGCGTCGAATGTAGTCGGTATACCTGGCTCATTTGTAGTCGTGAGTTCCGTCTCCCGTCGGCTGTACGTTTGTCACTACGTGCCCCGAACTTATAGGGGCTACCCTTTCGGTTGCGTATGCAACCATCGAAATGACGTTAGTTAGTTCGAAGCGTTTCGCCGAGTTCGTCTCGTTCTTCCATCTCCGCGAGGATGTCGCTGCCGCCGATGAACTCGCCATCGACGTACGTCTGTGGAATCGTCTCCCACCCGCTGTGGTCGGATAGTTCCTCGCGGTAGGCGTCCAAGTTGTCGAGGACGTCTACCGTCTCGAACTCGTCGCCGCGATGCTTGCCGATGAGTTCGAGCGCGCGCTGTGAGAAACCACATTGTGGCATCATCCGTGTTCCCTTCATGAACAGGACGACCTCCTCGTTTTCGAGCGTCGAATCGACTCGTTCTTCCACCTCTTCGGCGGAAAGCTGTTCTCCGGGTGTGAACGTCATACCGTTGCGTAGGCACCCCCGGCGCAAAGAAGTTGCGACCGAGGTATCGTGTTCGCATCACTCGTCGCTGCCGACGCCGATGACCTGCACGAGCGAGTAGACCGGGACACCGTTCAGTTCCTCGATTCCCTGCTTGTCCGCGAGGACGATACAGGCGACCGGTTCACCGCCGCGGTCTTCGATGGCCTCGATGGTTTCCCCCATCGTCGTCCCGCTGGTGATGGTGTCGTCCACGATGTAGCACTCGCGGTTTCGAATCTGCGCGAAGTTGCGCGAGAAACTGCCGCCGTACTCGTCGATGTCGCCCTCCTCCCATTGGTGTTTGCGAGGGGCGTAGGTTCCGAGGTCGGTGTCGAGTTCGCGCGCGACCACGGTTGCGAGGGGCGCGCCAGCCTTCTCGATGCCGATGGTCAAATCGACTTCTTCGCCGTGTTTCGACAGCAAGTCGGCCATCGCCGCGCCGATATGGCTGAGTCGAGTGCTGTCGCGGCCGATTGCACTCCAATCGACGTGGATGTCCTGCGTGCCGCCCGTCGGTTCCGGGCTTGGCGTGCTGCCACTCCGCTCGACTAACCAACTGGCAGTCTCGCGCGACACGTTCAGTTCGTCAGCGATTTCGCCCTTCGAGAGGCCACGCTCCGCCAGTTCTGCCGCACTCTCTATCAAGTCGTCTACGTTCTTCATTGGGTATCAAATTTAACCGCGGTCTTTATTGTCGTTTCGTCGTCCGCAAATGCCGACTCGAAATTCGAAACGTCATAGACGCCTGTCACGAGGTCGTCTAACAGCCACTCCGGCATTGCCGCGAGCGTCTCGACTGCGGATTCGAAATGCCGATAGTTGGAGTTGACGCTTCCGACGAGCGCCTTGTTGTTCATCACGAGTTCCCGGTGCAAATTCCCGCCGTCGATTTCGAACGGCCACGAATCCGGGACGCCGAGCAGTGCCGAAACGCCGTTCGGGGCGAGTGCCTCGATGGATTCGAAGGCGTGTTTCGCGTAGCCGGTTGCTTCGTAGATGAAATCCATGGGTTCGTGCGCGTCGGGAATTTGGCCAACCGGCGTCACGCGCGAATCGACATACGTCGCGCCCAACTTCTCGATGATGTCGATAGTCGGGTCAGGGCGGTCACGCCGCCCGAGGCAGTACACTCGGTCGAACTCCGAATCGAGCATCGCCACCGTGAGCAGGCCGAGACTCCCGTTCCCGAGAACGAGCGCGCTCTCCGGTTGCCAGTTGAACGCCGACCGAGAGGCGCGGGCGTGTTCGATTGCCTTCTCGGAGATGCTGATAGGTTCGACCAGAAATCCCCAGTCGGCCAGTTCGCCGGGAACCGGAACGAGGTTCTCTGCGGGGCTGGTGAAATACTCGCTCATGAAGCCGTGTTCGCCGGAGATTCCGCGTTCGGTCGTTTCGTCCGGCGGAGCCATGTCGGGTTCGCCGCGCTCGAAGTACTCCGTCGGGCCATCGAGAAGCGGCCTTCGAACCGTCGGGACGACCACGTCTCCTTCCGCAAATGCGGTTCCGTTCGGGTCTGCCACGACGCCGACCGCTTCGTGGCCGAGGACGAGGTGGTCGTCGTCCGCCGGAAATTCGCCGTGGTGTCCGGCGAGGATTTCGTGGTCAGTGCCATCGACACCGACCGTGAGGGTTCGCACCAGCGCTTCACCCGGTTCGGGTTCAGGCCGCGGTTTCTCGATGACTTCGGGGCTGTGTTTCCCGCGTCGGAGTGCGACTGCGTGCATACGCGTCTCTTGTTCCCACGTGTTCAAAAGATTTATTCTTTGGCGAGTAAATTTGTCTAGAACAGATGGTCGTTATCGCCGCGGTGAGAACCACTATCCGACATGCATTCACCACGTCCGAACACCTGTCAAACATGAGATACCGGCCGCCTCTTTTGACCCCATGTGGAAGCACGAATCAGACCTCGTGTACAACTCTTCGTTCGCAACTCCTTGTCCACAACTGATTCGCCACAACACCTGTATTCTTTCAGGTCGTCAACGGTTCCATGCAAGCCGCGCGACTCCACGAATACACCGACGAGATGGGCGATGCGCTCTCGATTGACGACGTCGACCGACCCGAAGTAACCGAGGAAAACCACGTCGTGGTGGAAATCGAAGGCGCTGGCTGGTGTCAAACCGACAACCACGTCATCGAAGGAATGTGGGAAGAACAGATGGGTCAGTCGCTTCCCATGACGCTCGGCCACGAGAACGCCGGAATCGTGGCCGAGGTGGGAGAAGACGTAACGCTCGTTTCGGAGGGTGACGCCGTGGTCTGTCACCCGGCGCGA encodes:
- a CDS encoding HalOD1 output domain-containing protein, producing MNERANTVTTPITNGHVSEAVVQAISQVNGVDPLELDSPLYDTIDPDALDRLFQPTPTTKRDIESKISFTVAGCEVTITDNRVVAAKRLSPVDT
- the mutL gene encoding DNA mismatch repair endonuclease MutL, with protein sequence MSDGERTIRALDEKTVQRIAAGEVVERPASVVKELVENSLDADAGRISVRIDGGGTEKIIIEDDGIGMSEDDVQLAVEEHTTSKIRDIDDLESGVATLGFRGEALYTIGAVARLTIRTKARGGEAGTELRLVGGDVDEVKPAGRPAGTTVEVTDLFFNTPAREKYLKTDSTEFSHVNRVVTQYALANPDVAFSLEHDGREVFSTTGQGDLQSAILSVYGREVATAMIAVGDERDTDDERDEEDGENDGLTVSGYVSHPETTRSTREYVATYVNGRYVRSSVVREAVLDAYGNQLAPDRYPFAVLFLSVPGDSVDVNVHPRKMEVRFGDEGMVRNAVRDSIENALLDNGLIRSGAPRGRSAPDETDVTPEVQSELGTTTDESDFAEAVSKSADESKSVNAESSATSRAVTESHEHDSATANGRKTTTESETTDANAPSTGTDVPDTDTNAPATNTNASATDAKPATTDQPSWSKSNQNTAEKTNRKPERKFRAATEAETLTDAPDTSESVEREFDRLPRMRVLGQLHDTYVVAETSDGLVLVDQHAADERVNYERLSEKFAGDTTTQVLASPVELELTAAEAALFEEYDEALARLGFHAALTGERTVEVTTVPAVLSETLSPELLRDVLGEFVSADSDERDRNSAAAVADALISDLACYPSITGNTSLHEGDVVGLLSALDDCDNPYACPHGRPVVIEFGEEEIENRFERDYPGHAGRRAE
- a CDS encoding DUF7576 family protein → MNEDTDDREPEDRTTAASPMGTPVCSHCGSPIETTDWFPIVTETTGSESVVLHSFCNEACQDAWNRQQSDERQQSESRRETNIE
- a CDS encoding PAS domain S-box protein, with the protein product MISFPDKQTSLDGGGFGAVASWLCDEESSSSPLFSAVDEALCAFAFRPDEPLTWWSNRLTDLTGRPDSDLVELRASDLVVASDRERFETGVQTALDEGEASFVVAFDTTKRHVRFGDCRIVRLRENDLCFAVVTETSELTDHRKTLNRVDTIIYALDTELRFVYANDPWYESAAEWGHDGHSVLGEHIWTLFPTAIGTRLHDEIDAALETQQPNRFEEYLPEAEMWMETQLYSSADGVTVFTRDITDEKNRQRELERYETIVETVGDGIYASDDSVRFSSVNEAMEELTRYCRDELVGAHVSLIADDETVAEAIRQRERLLAGEIDVGKYEIPIRTADGEEIPVEVRFTALPVKDGDFEGTVGVMRDISERVERDRRLQIERDRVTAMFENSGDAMAYCEYDGETPMIRAANDAFEESFGVSQEVVGMPIDEVVVPSEFQAEATDINHRTKKGEYIEREVRRETTDGVRDFFLRSIPIRPGESGERSYGVYTDITEQKERERELERYETIVETVSDGIYTTDEQFRFTSANDAFVSMTGYSRDELLGSTPELITSEETLAETTRLRERILSGETETETTTIDLRSAEGEEIPVELRFRPLPSDDTSEGQGTVGVVRDITERVERERALRENEERLRTVVENIPVILFAVDVDGTFTLSEGRGLSTFDADVEDAVGNSVFDWLADYPAITDDIERALSGEPVDTIHEICDGYFETWYQPIREDNEVTGVIGVSMDVTERIRHEQALTALHTATQEMLEADSTEAVAQIAAEVGASVLDLPGVAVFLFDEETNVLRPVAHSDDVPELVGEPTSFEAGESIAWQVFVAGETRVFDDVRESEHVYNPDTRLRSGLYVPLGNHGVFVSLDDQTATFEADAIELARIFAATTQAALDRVSRESALRERERELEQQTERLERLHETTELLRDIEHLLVLADSRSNMVNEVCERLAGTDRFAMSWVGRPDETASQVIPEAWAGTERGYLDSVSLALNDDSETEGEGEPALTAVQSGDLTAIGNVAEVAGVTAGLQSDDWRPEALMRGYQSVVAIPLVYRDYSYGVLAVYANRPDAFDALSREVFAELGETIAYAINAIETKRGLLTDQTVELDLRVDDSDDLLQRLAGSLDCQVAYEGVVAGNEDEDHLFITTSVTDVEAVQSYLDGVVGVADSRLVSERDENALFEVTVTEPLFASALVERGAVPESITASEQSIRAVVNVPHTTEVREFVETLRVRYPRLELAARRNRERPVQTVQTCRAAFEERLTDRQQQVLETAYLSGFFDSPRSTTGQEVAASLGITQPTFINHLRSAQRKLFDQLYEADMLDS
- a CDS encoding DUF7333 family protein, which codes for MEFNLPVTAGALLAIVAVGTAGLIGMDVMAMGTVLMMVAPSMLVFGLIALFLGIKHGEYRATR